TTCTCGGCTTTCGCGCTGCCGACCTCCGGCATTTCGCTGTTCTACACCCGCAAGCCTGTGGCGCACGTGCTGCGGTCGATGTCGCAGTTCACCTCGCAGAGCCTGCTGCTGATCGCCTTCACGATGATGCCGCTCGCCAGCGCCACGGCGATCAATTTCTCGGCGCCGTTGTTTGCCACGCTGGCCTCGCTGTTTTTCCTGAAAGAGCCGGTCGGACCCGTCCGCTGGGCGGTCCTGCTGATCGGCTTCGTCGGCGTGCTGATCGTGACCAATCCAGGCGCCGACACGTTCCAGATCGGTGCGTTGTACGCGCTCGGCAATGCGATTCTGTTCGGCACGGTCACGGCCGGTGTGCGCGGCATGACCAAGACCGAGTCGGCCCGCACGCTGACAGTGTATCAGCTGATGTGGCTCACGCTGTTCAACGGACTGACGCTGCCATTCGCGTTCAAGACGCCGGCCTTGAGCGACATGCCGATGATCGTCGCCAACGGCATCGCCAACATGCTGGGACAATACTGGTGGACGCGCGCGATCCACCTTGCGCCGACCTCGGCGGTGACGCCGTTCCAGTATCTGTCGCTGCTGTGGGCGATGATGTTCGGCTACGCCTGGTGGGGCGACGAGCCGACCGTCGGATTGCTGGTCGGTTCGGCAATCCTGGTGAGTTCGGGCCTGTTCCTGATCTGGCACGAGGCGCGGAAGCGGCGGCGGTTGCCGCCGGTGCCAGCCGAGCCGCCGGAATGAAGCATGGCCGGGTTTTGGCCCGGCCATGTTCAATCCCGCGATGCGTTCGGCGCTTCGCTCAGTTCACCGCGAAGCAGTAGAACAAGCCGTCACCGCCGGTGCTCTTGAGATCGTTCTGCGAGCAGCCGCCGTCCGGCCCGCGCGACGGATGCGACGAATTCCACGACTTCGACGGCACGTCGTCTTTCAATCCCTGTCGGTCGGAATGGCCGAGCATCGCGGAGCCAGCGGTGCTGCTCGTCCAATTGTTGCAGGTGCGGTCTTCGCCGGCCGGGAAGGCGCGGCCTTCCATCGTCGAGCCGGTGAGCATGTCGTGGCGGTTCGGCGTGTCGCCGCGGCCGTTGATGACGTCGCCCTTCTCGCTGAGGTTGGTCTGCTTGGTGATGTTGTTGGCGTCGCTGTGCAGGTCGTCCACGCTCTTGGCCACCACCGCGCCCTTGGCGTTGGTCCACGGACCCTTGCCGATGCGATCGCGGGCGTTCACGGCGTTCGCGCCCTGGGTGCTGAGATAGGCATGCCAGGTCTTGCCGGTGCTGCCCGCGGCCTGTGCGAGCTTGCCGCATTGGGCGTCGGCGCCGGCAAGACCGCCGAGGTCGGCGCCCTTGCCCGGGCCCGCGCTCGTGACGAAGAACGTCATGCTGTTGGCCTGCTGCGCCTGCGCCGGCGCAACGAGGCCCGCTGCCATCAAACCCACCGAAGTCAGAATCATCGATCGCATTTTCATCGAGGTACCTCCCATCGTCGGCCCAACACCGAGCCGGATACAGTAAGAACATCCGGCGGGCTGAAGTCGTCCCCCGCCCGCCGGTTTTTTGCGATGGCCCGCCGCCTCAGGCGGCCTTCAGCTTCGGGATCAGCCGCGTTGCATTGCCGCTTTCGATCGCCTGCACGTCGGCGGCCGAGAGACCGAGCTTCGCCAGGTCCTTGTACTGGTCGAGCGCGAAATACGGCCAGTCGGTGCCGTAGGTGACCTGCGACACCGGCACGAGCTTGAGCAGCGCGGCCATCGCCGGGACCGAGGTGGCATTGGCGGTGTCGTAGTGCAGCTTGGCCAGTTCGGCCATGGCGCCGTTCGGGAACAACTCCTTGAACTTCGGGATGTTGTCGTAGAAGGCCGCGATCCGTCCGGCCAGCATCGGGATCGTTCCGCCGGCGTGCGAGAATATCCACTTGATGTCGGGATAGTTTTTGAACCCGCCGCTGAGCAGCAGGCTCGTCACCGTGCGCGTGGTGTCGTGCGGCACCTCGATCACCGCTGGGAACGCGCCGACGCTCAGGCGTCCGCAGCAGGCTGCGACCAGCGGATGCACGTAACAAACCGCCTTCCGCTTGTTGAGCTCCTCCAGCACCGGCTTGTACATCGCATCGCCGAGCCACTTGTCGCCGTAGTTGGACTGGAAGTTGATGCCGTCGACCTTCAGCGTGTCGAAGGCGTATTCGATCTCTTTCAGCGTCACGTCGACATTCATCATCGACAGCGGCGCGAAGATGCCGAAACGGCCCGGATGATCGCGGCGCATCTCGGCGGCAAAGTCCTGGCAGACCCGGACGATCTTCGCGGCCTCGTCGGCGCCGGTGTCGAACCACAGCCCCGGCGTCGAGGCGAGCGAGATCACGGCGGTGCGGATGCCGTTCTTGTCCATGTTCTCGATGGCCTTCGCCGGCGTCCAGTCGAACACACCGGGATAAGGCGGGATGTTGCGCTTGCTCTCGTAGTCCTTCTGCATCTGCAGATAGGACGGCGGATAGAAGTGATGGTGGGTGTCGATCAGCGTCTTGGCGCCCTGGGCGTGGACCGCCGGGGCGCCGAGCGCCGCAGCGGCGGTGGTGGCCGCAAGGCCGGCCATGAAGCCACGGCGTGACAGGCCGCGATCGCCGCAAGCGGGGCAGTTGTGGAAAAACATCGGCATCCTCCCATTGTTTTGAGTATCTGTTTTTGGCGTGTCAGGCTTTTGACGTGACCGCCTGAGTTGCGGCGATGATAGTCTGGTCTATAAAACCGACAAGCGCCAAGAAACCCGGACGATCCTACCCAACCACCATGCCGAAAATCACCTACATCGAACA
The Rhodoplanes sp. Z2-YC6860 genome window above contains:
- a CDS encoding lectin, with translation MKMRSMILTSVGLMAAGLVAPAQAQQANSMTFFVTSAGPGKGADLGGLAGADAQCGKLAQAAGSTGKTWHAYLSTQGANAVNARDRIGKGPWTNAKGAVVAKSVDDLHSDANNITKQTNLSEKGDVINGRGDTPNRHDMLTGSTMEGRAFPAGEDRTCNNWTSSTAGSAMLGHSDRQGLKDDVPSKSWNSSHPSRGPDGGCSQNDLKSTGGDGLFYCFAVN
- a CDS encoding DMT family transporter; this translates as MISAGAIFSFSSAASKYLAQTYPVGEVLFSRVLVSFVIFSAFALPTSGISLFYTRKPVAHVLRSMSQFTSQSLLLIAFTMMPLASATAINFSAPLFATLASLFFLKEPVGPVRWAVLLIGFVGVLIVTNPGADTFQIGALYALGNAILFGTVTAGVRGMTKTESARTLTVYQLMWLTLFNGLTLPFAFKTPALSDMPMIVANGIANMLGQYWWTRAIHLAPTSAVTPFQYLSLLWAMMFGYAWWGDEPTVGLLVGSAILVSSGLFLIWHEARKRRRLPPVPAEPPE
- a CDS encoding amidohydrolase family protein; protein product: MFFHNCPACGDRGLSRRGFMAGLAATTAAAALGAPAVHAQGAKTLIDTHHHFYPPSYLQMQKDYESKRNIPPYPGVFDWTPAKAIENMDKNGIRTAVISLASTPGLWFDTGADEAAKIVRVCQDFAAEMRRDHPGRFGIFAPLSMMNVDVTLKEIEYAFDTLKVDGINFQSNYGDKWLGDAMYKPVLEELNKRKAVCYVHPLVAACCGRLSVGAFPAVIEVPHDTTRTVTSLLLSGGFKNYPDIKWIFSHAGGTIPMLAGRIAAFYDNIPKFKELFPNGAMAELAKLHYDTANATSVPAMAALLKLVPVSQVTYGTDWPYFALDQYKDLAKLGLSAADVQAIESGNATRLIPKLKAA